Genomic window (Longimicrobium sp.):
TCTCGCCGCCGGGGTTGAAGTGAGGGTCCAGGCGGGCGATGATCCCCGCCACCACGCCCATGGCGCGGGCCACGAACAGCAGTTCCGACTGGAACTGCAGCGGCGCCTCGCGCATGAGCGACTGGTACTCGCGCACCAGCTGCTCGCCCGTGCCCGCCTCCTCCAGCTTCAGGTCGCCCAGCAGCCCCAGGAAGGTTCCCCAGTAGCGGTCCAGCTGGATCTGGAGGACCGCCTCCATGCGCGAAAGGTCCGCGCCGGGGAGAACGGTTCCCGCGTCCAGGTAGGCACGCAGGACGCGGCGAGCGTCGCGCGTTCCCAGGCCAATGGCGTAGTCGCGCAGCGGCCGGCGCAGGCGCTCCGGGATTTCCACCACCATCCCGAAGTCCACGAACACCACCTGGAAGGGGCAGCCGTCGGGTTCCGCGCCCCCCTCCCCCGCGGGGACGGCGTGCGGAAGCGGGCGGATGAAGATGTTTCCCGGGTGCGGGTCCGCGTGGACGAAGTGGGTGACGAAGAACTGCTGCAGGTAGAGCGCGAACACCTTCCGCGCCACCGCGGCCCGGCTGATCCCCGCCGCCTCCAGCCGGTGGAAGTCGTCCAGGCGGATGTAGCTCACCTCTTCCAGCGTGAGCACGTGCCGGGCGGAGTAGTCCCAGTACACGGCGGGGACGTGCACCTGCGGGTCCGCGGCGAACTCGTGGCCGAAGCGCTCGATGTTCCGCCCCTCCAGCGCCAGGTCCACCTCCTTGCGGCTGACGGTGGCGAACTCGGTGAAGAGAACGTCCAGGTCCACGCGCTGGCGCACCACCTTCAGGTGGCGCAGCCGCCGCACGGCCTTGGCCATCACCTCGATGTCGAGCTCCAGCTGGTCCTCCACCCCCGGCCGGAGCACCTTCACCGCGACGACGCTCCCGGACGGGAGCCGTGCCCGGTGCACCTGCGCCAGCGAGGCGGAGCCGATCGCCTCCGGCGAGAACCAGGGAAACACTTCCCCCACCGGCCGCCCGAAGTCCGCCTCGATCTGCCCGGTGATCGCCTCCAGGGGGACAGGGGGAACCTGGTCGCGCAGGCTGGCCAGCTCTTCCGTCAGCTGCGGCGGAAGGATGTCCACCCGGGTGCTGAGGAACTGGCCCAGCTTGATCCAGAGCCCGCCCAGCTCCACCGCCATCTCGCGGTACTCGGCGGCCAGCCGCTGCCACCGCGGGAGCCCGGGAGCGCGGAAGCGCCGCAGGAACGGAAGGGTCAGCAGCATCTCCGAAACCACGACCTCGCGCACCACGGTGCGAAAGAACCGCTGGATGCGGCGGCGCCGCTCGCGCAGCGGCACCGAGCGCGCGGGGCGCATCACCCGCACCGCCGAAGGAGTTGAATGATCTGTGGCCGAAGAGGAGTGTGCACGCGCGGTCGGCATGGGAAAGGGAAGGTGCA
Coding sequences:
- a CDS encoding ABC1 kinase family protein, translated to MRPARSVPLRERRRRIQRFFRTVVREVVVSEMLLTLPFLRRFRAPGLPRWQRLAAEYREMAVELGGLWIKLGQFLSTRVDILPPQLTEELASLRDQVPPVPLEAITGQIEADFGRPVGEVFPWFSPEAIGSASLAQVHRARLPSGSVVAVKVLRPGVEDQLELDIEVMAKAVRRLRHLKVVRQRVDLDVLFTEFATVSRKEVDLALEGRNIERFGHEFAADPQVHVPAVYWDYSARHVLTLEEVSYIRLDDFHRLEAAGISRAAVARKVFALYLQQFFVTHFVHADPHPGNIFIRPLPHAVPAGEGGAEPDGCPFQVVFVDFGMVVEIPERLRRPLRDYAIGLGTRDARRVLRAYLDAGTVLPGADLSRMEAVLQIQLDRYWGTFLGLLGDLKLEEAGTGEQLVREYQSLMREAPLQFQSELLFVARAMGVVAGIIARLDPHFNPGGEIVPVTRHLLKEELQHNAQGWMQESVHFGRLARLPRLLDDVLSQAQQGGLIIRNAPTPEGERVLRRLEGRIHGLAWVAAGSGLLLSGVLWHAAHLLARTPPDRYGAAMIGAALLCLARGLLRRG